A genomic segment from Gracilimonas sediminicola encodes:
- the rpmC gene encoding 50S ribosomal protein L29, translated as MKAHELRDLTLTELQARLKDERDVLQNLRFSKSVTGQLENPARLRNHRREVARLETIINEKSSAE; from the coding sequence ATGAAAGCGCACGAATTAAGAGATTTGACACTTACTGAATTACAAGCTCGCTTGAAAGATGAGCGTGATGTACTACAAAACCTTCGTTTTTCGAAGTCAGTAACCGGACAGCTTGAAAATCCGGCCCGACTCCGAAATCACCGAAGAGAGGTTGCCAGATTGGAGACCATTATTAATGAAAAAAGTAGTGCTGAATAA
- the rplR gene encoding 50S ribosomal protein L18 has translation MDKRQQKKIERRSKIRRRIRSTIKGTAERPRLSVFKSNKYTYLQLVNDLDGVTLAASKAETGVDNAKEAGSELAKLAQDKGINKVVFDRSGYKYHGIVKAAAEGARDGGLDF, from the coding sequence ATGGATAAAAGACAACAAAAGAAAATAGAGCGAAGAAGTAAGATCAGAAGACGTATCCGTTCTACCATAAAAGGTACAGCCGAGCGTCCAAGATTGAGCGTGTTCAAAAGTAACAAGTACACCTACCTGCAATTGGTTAACGATCTTGACGGTGTAACACTCGCAGCCTCAAAAGCTGAGACCGGTGTTGACAATGCAAAGGAAGCAGGATCTGAACTTGCAAAACTCGCTCAGGACAAAGGAATTAATAAAGTGGTATTTGACCGAAGCGGTTATAAATATCACGGCATCGTGAAGGCTGCTGCTGAAGGCGCCCGCGATGGTGGATTAGACTTTTAA
- the rplF gene encoding 50S ribosomal protein L6, with protein MSRIGNLPVPISDKVEFSINADNIATFKGEKGTNTLRIHPEITIEKNENELLIKRATDQKEHRALHGLFRSLVNNAVVGVSEGYTKKLEIIGVGFRAAMNGDVLELNLGYSHPIFFVPPEGIDMEVDTKSGKNPILVISGVDKELVGQISAKIRSFRKPEPYKGKGIRYLGEQVRRKAGKSAAK; from the coding sequence ATGTCTCGAATTGGAAATTTACCGGTACCTATTTCTGATAAAGTTGAGTTCAGCATTAACGCTGATAACATCGCAACTTTTAAAGGAGAAAAAGGAACCAATACACTCCGAATTCACCCGGAAATTACGATTGAAAAGAATGAAAATGAGCTCCTGATTAAAAGAGCTACTGACCAGAAAGAGCACCGCGCTCTCCATGGCCTGTTTCGTTCGCTGGTGAATAATGCAGTGGTTGGTGTATCGGAAGGCTACACTAAAAAATTAGAAATCATTGGCGTTGGTTTCCGTGCCGCTATGAATGGCGACGTACTGGAGCTGAACCTGGGTTATTCTCACCCGATTTTCTTTGTACCACCGGAAGGAATTGATATGGAAGTGGATACCAAATCTGGTAAAAACCCCATCCTGGTTATCTCCGGAGTTGACAAAGAATTGGTAGGTCAGATTTCTGCTAAAATCAGATCATTCAGAAAGCCTGAGCCTTACAAAGGTAAAGGAATCAGATATCTGGGTGAGCAGGTTCGTCGTAAGGCCGGTAAATCAGCTGCTAAATAG
- the map gene encoding type I methionyl aminopeptidase, whose protein sequence is MIYLKSESEIEKMRESALIVSRTLAEVGKHIEPGVTTGKLDRIAEEYIAKENGRPAFKGYGPKGSEFPATLCISINEEVVHGIPGDRELKEGDIVSVDCGVEKNGYFGDHAYTFAVGECDDETLKLLRTTLESLYKGIEQAIHGNRMGDLANAIQTHCENEGYGVVRELVGHGIGKAMHEDPSVPNFGKKGKGERLRSGMTLAVEPMITMGSWKTKTLNDGWTVVTADGSLAAHYEHDIVIREDKAEILSTFDYIAELSDKNENNILYYG, encoded by the coding sequence ATGATTTACCTGAAGAGTGAATCCGAAATTGAGAAGATGCGCGAAAGTGCATTAATCGTCTCAAGAACACTGGCTGAAGTTGGAAAACATATTGAGCCGGGCGTTACAACAGGAAAGCTCGACAGAATTGCTGAAGAATACATCGCCAAGGAAAATGGGCGACCTGCTTTTAAAGGGTATGGCCCAAAAGGAAGCGAATTTCCGGCAACACTGTGTATTTCGATTAATGAAGAAGTTGTTCACGGAATACCTGGTGACAGGGAATTAAAAGAAGGTGATATCGTTTCCGTTGACTGCGGTGTTGAAAAAAATGGTTACTTCGGTGATCATGCTTATACATTCGCAGTTGGTGAATGTGATGATGAAACTTTGAAATTATTGAGAACTACACTCGAATCTCTTTATAAAGGTATTGAGCAAGCCATTCATGGAAACAGGATGGGAGACTTGGCAAATGCCATTCAAACCCATTGTGAAAATGAAGGCTACGGAGTAGTCAGAGAATTAGTAGGGCACGGAATTGGAAAAGCAATGCATGAAGATCCATCCGTACCTAACTTTGGGAAAAAAGGTAAAGGCGAGCGACTCCGGTCAGGAATGACACTCGCTGTGGAACCGATGATTACCATGGGTTCTTGGAAAACAAAAACATTGAACGATGGCTGGACAGTAGTTACAGCCGACGGGAGTTTAGCCGCTCATTACGAACACGACATTGTAATTCGTGAAGACAAGGCTGAAATTCTCAGTACTTTTGATTATATTGCTGAGCTCTCGGATAAAAACGAAAATAACATATTGTATTATGGCTAA
- the rpmJ gene encoding 50S ribosomal protein L36, producing the protein MKTRSSVKKRSSDDKIVRRKGRLYVINKKNPRHKQRQG; encoded by the coding sequence ATGAAGACACGTTCATCAGTTAAGAAAAGAAGTTCAGACGACAAAATTGTACGACGTAAAGGCCGTCTTTACGTGATTAACAAGAAGAACCCACGCCATAAGCAGCGTCAGGGCTAA
- the secY gene encoding preprotein translocase subunit SecY has protein sequence MSLIENFRNIFKIEDLKNRILYTVGILMVYRVGSYITLPGVDANQLIGSSGNAASSLLGLFDLFVGGAFSRAGVFALGIMPYITAAIIIQLMGAVVPYFQKLQREGEEGRRKITRLTRYGTVGITLVQAIGFSINLMSTAPQAIVVNEFFFVITSMIVLTAGTVFVMWLGERISERGIGNGISLIIMIGIIAALPANFYNEVTTKANAILVIIEVAALILVIAAVVMLTQGTRKIPVQYAKRVVGRKVYGGTTQYLPLRVNAAGVMPIIFAQSIMFIPSTIGSFFPENQTVQFLTQWSVDFTGLTYSIVFFFVCVFFTFFYTAIAINPKEMADTMKRQGGFIPGVRPGKQTVEFIDNILTKITLPGSLFLSFVAILPAIAVGLFGVTPGFALFYGGTSLLIIVGVALDTLQQIESHLMMRHYDGFMKTGRIKGRRRA, from the coding sequence ATGAGTCTGATAGAAAACTTCCGCAACATATTTAAAATTGAAGATCTTAAGAATCGTATTCTATATACGGTTGGAATCTTAATGGTCTATCGGGTCGGTAGTTATATTACCCTGCCCGGTGTTGATGCTAACCAACTTATTGGCAGCAGTGGAAATGCCGCCAGTAGTTTGTTAGGCTTATTTGACCTATTTGTGGGAGGGGCTTTTTCAAGAGCCGGTGTATTTGCTCTTGGAATTATGCCTTACATCACCGCTGCCATTATCATTCAGTTGATGGGTGCTGTTGTTCCTTATTTCCAGAAGCTGCAACGCGAAGGAGAAGAAGGTCGACGTAAAATCACCCGACTAACCCGGTATGGTACAGTAGGTATTACCCTTGTTCAGGCTATTGGTTTTTCTATCAACCTGATGTCAACAGCTCCACAAGCCATTGTTGTAAACGAGTTTTTCTTTGTGATTACATCAATGATTGTATTGACGGCCGGTACGGTATTCGTAATGTGGCTGGGAGAGAGAATTAGTGAAAGAGGAATCGGTAACGGTATTTCTCTGATTATCATGATCGGTATTATTGCCGCACTTCCGGCAAACTTCTACAACGAAGTTACTACCAAAGCCAATGCAATCCTGGTAATTATTGAAGTTGCTGCACTGATATTGGTAATCGCAGCTGTTGTAATGCTGACTCAGGGAACCCGTAAAATTCCGGTTCAGTATGCGAAACGAGTAGTTGGCCGTAAAGTGTACGGTGGTACCACCCAGTACTTACCATTGCGGGTAAATGCTGCCGGTGTTATGCCGATTATCTTTGCGCAGTCTATCATGTTTATTCCAAGTACTATTGGTTCTTTCTTTCCGGAAAACCAAACTGTACAGTTTTTGACCCAGTGGTCGGTTGATTTTACAGGACTCACTTACTCGATTGTATTCTTTTTTGTATGTGTGTTCTTCACATTTTTCTATACCGCTATCGCCATCAATCCAAAGGAAATGGCTGATACCATGAAACGACAAGGCGGTTTTATTCCAGGCGTTCGTCCGGGTAAGCAAACCGTTGAGTTCATTGACAATATTTTGACTAAGATCACCCTTCCGGGTTCTTTGTTTCTATCGTTTGTAGCTATACTTCCCGCTATTGCAGTAGGGTTGTTTGGAGTTACACCTGGCTTTGCTCTCTTTTATGGAGGAACCAGTTTGTTAATTATCGTTGGGGTTGCTTTGGATACGCTCCAGCAAATTGAAAGTCACTTAATGATGCGTCATTACGATGGCTTTATGAAAACAGGTAGAATTAAAGGCCGACGAAGAGCGTAA
- the rpsN gene encoding 30S ribosomal protein S14, whose translation MAKKAWIARNKKRKETVKKYAEKRRKLKEAGDYEGLQKLPRDASPTRVRNRCSITGRSRGYVGKYGISRIKFRELALAGKIPGVRKASW comes from the coding sequence ATGGCTAAGAAAGCTTGGATAGCACGCAATAAAAAACGAAAAGAAACTGTAAAGAAGTACGCCGAAAAACGCCGCAAGCTGAAAGAAGCAGGCGACTATGAAGGCCTGCAAAAACTGCCTCGCGATGCCAGCCCTACCCGGGTTCGCAACCGATGCAGCATCACGGGCAGAAGCCGTGGTTATGTTGGTAAATATGGAATCTCACGGATCAAATTTCGTGAACTTGCCCTTGCAGGTAAGATTCCTGGCGTAAGAAAAGCAAGCTGGTAA
- the rpsQ gene encoding 30S ribosomal protein S17: MAQTERAQRRERVGRVVSNSMDKSITVAVDRQVKHSIYGKYITKTTKYMAHDENNEANVGDTVQIMSTRPLSKRKSWRLVEIVEKAK; this comes from the coding sequence ATGGCACAAACAGAAAGAGCCCAAAGACGAGAACGAGTAGGACGTGTAGTTAGCAACAGCATGGACAAAAGTATCACTGTTGCAGTAGATCGTCAGGTAAAACATTCCATTTATGGAAAGTATATTACCAAAACGACGAAGTATATGGCGCACGACGAAAACAACGAAGCCAATGTAGGCGATACCGTGCAAATTATGTCTACACGACCACTATCAAAGCGTAAATCATGGCGATTGGTAGAAATCGTCGAAAAAGCTAAGTAA
- the rpsM gene encoding 30S ribosomal protein S13, translating into MARIAGIDLPKQKRGIISLTYIYGIGRSKAAEILERLDIDKDAKVQDWTDEQVSALRTLIDEEYKVEGALRSEVNGDIRRLIEIGSYRGVRHRRGLPVRGQRTQTNARTRKGKKKTVAGKKKVAK; encoded by the coding sequence ATGGCACGTATTGCTGGAATAGATTTACCAAAACAGAAAAGAGGCATAATCAGCCTTACTTACATTTATGGAATCGGCCGCTCTAAAGCAGCTGAAATTCTTGAACGTTTAGACATCGATAAGGATGCCAAAGTTCAGGATTGGACAGATGAGCAAGTAAGTGCACTTCGTACATTAATTGACGAGGAGTACAAAGTTGAAGGTGCGCTTCGCAGCGAAGTAAATGGCGATATTCGTCGACTTATTGAAATTGGTAGCTACCGGGGTGTTCGTCACCGTCGGGGCCTGCCGGTAAGGGGCCAGCGTACGCAAACTAACGCCCGTACTCGAAAAGGTAAGAAGAAAACGGTTGCCGGTAAGAAGAAGGTTGCCAAATAA
- the infA gene encoding translation initiation factor IF-1: MAKQEPIKQDGEIIEALPNAQFRVELDNGHEILAHVSGKMRMYYIKILPGDRVAVEMSPYDLSKGRITYRYK; the protein is encoded by the coding sequence ATGGCTAAACAAGAGCCGATAAAACAAGATGGAGAAATAATAGAAGCATTACCTAACGCACAATTTCGCGTTGAGTTGGATAATGGGCATGAGATATTGGCTCACGTATCAGGTAAAATGCGAATGTATTACATTAAAATTCTCCCGGGAGATAGAGTGGCAGTAGAAATGTCGCCCTATGATTTATCTAAAGGAAGAATAACTTACAGATACAAATAA
- the rplO gene encoding 50S ribosomal protein L15 yields MDLSNLKAPIPNQKNTKRVGRGQGSGRGEQSGRGHNGQKSRSGHKQRAWFEGGQMPLQRRLPKFGFTNINRTEFRVINVHTISEFIEAGKLNKTITLEELINSGLASEGEKVKLLGRGELEHKIEIEVHAASKSASEKVEAAGGSLTLV; encoded by the coding sequence ATGGACTTAAGCAATTTAAAAGCACCGATCCCAAATCAGAAAAACACCAAGCGTGTGGGACGTGGACAAGGTTCCGGACGTGGAGAGCAATCTGGTCGTGGACATAACGGACAGAAATCTCGTTCTGGTCACAAGCAACGTGCCTGGTTCGAAGGTGGTCAAATGCCCCTTCAGCGACGTTTGCCTAAATTTGGTTTCACTAACATAAACCGCACTGAATTTCGTGTAATTAACGTACACACTATCAGTGAGTTTATTGAAGCCGGAAAGCTGAACAAAACGATTACATTGGAAGAATTAATCAATTCCGGTTTGGCTAGCGAAGGAGAAAAAGTTAAACTTCTCGGACGTGGTGAACTAGAACATAAAATTGAAATTGAAGTACATGCCGCAAGTAAGTCTGCCAGTGAAAAGGTAGAAGCAGCTGGTGGATCATTAACTTTGGTGTAA
- the rpsH gene encoding 30S ribosomal protein S8 has protein sequence MTDPIADYLTRIRNAQQAGHRRVDIPASKLKRAMTKILADKGYISKYIDIEDGKQGIIRLFLKYDSYGHPVIRQMKRLSKPGLRVYKGGDEVPRAQNGLGIVILSTSKGVMTDKEARKLNVGGEILCTIY, from the coding sequence ATGACTGATCCTATTGCAGATTATTTAACACGAATCAGGAATGCCCAACAAGCCGGGCATCGCAGAGTAGATATCCCCGCTTCTAAATTGAAGCGAGCCATGACTAAAATCCTGGCCGACAAAGGGTATATCTCGAAATACATTGATATTGAAGACGGTAAGCAAGGTATTATCCGTTTGTTTCTGAAATATGACTCATACGGACACCCTGTAATCCGACAAATGAAAAGACTTTCAAAGCCCGGTTTACGAGTATATAAAGGTGGCGATGAAGTGCCACGCGCTCAAAACGGCCTGGGTATTGTGATTCTTTCAACATCAAAAGGTGTAATGACCGATAAAGAAGCTCGCAAGCTTAATGTAGGCGGCGAGATTTTGTGCACCATTTATTAA
- the rpsD gene encoding 30S ribosomal protein S4, whose product MARYRGPKQKKARRFKEPIFGPSKALERKPYGPGEHGRSRFNRKSEYAIQLEEKQKAKYTYGLLEKQFRNLFKAASAQDGVAGENLLQALESRLDNTVFRMGFARTRRQARQLVTHKHVVVNGGVVNIPSYQMSPGDVVSIRPKSRNLEIIEDALDGSSRNKYKWVETDPKSRSGKMLYVPTMEEIPENINVQLIVELYSK is encoded by the coding sequence ATGGCAAGATATAGAGGACCAAAACAAAAGAAAGCCAGACGATTCAAAGAACCAATCTTTGGACCAAGTAAAGCTTTAGAGCGTAAACCATACGGACCGGGTGAGCATGGTCGTTCCAGATTTAACAGAAAGTCTGAGTACGCCATCCAGCTTGAAGAGAAGCAGAAAGCAAAATACACCTATGGGTTGCTGGAAAAGCAATTCCGTAACTTATTTAAAGCTGCTTCAGCTCAAGATGGTGTTGCTGGTGAAAACTTGCTTCAGGCACTTGAAAGCCGATTGGATAACACCGTTTTCCGAATGGGCTTTGCAAGAACAAGACGTCAGGCTCGCCAGTTGGTGACGCATAAGCATGTAGTGGTTAATGGTGGAGTTGTAAATATTCCATCTTACCAGATGAGTCCGGGTGATGTAGTTTCTATTCGACCAAAGTCTAGAAACCTCGAAATTATTGAAGACGCACTGGACGGATCCTCAAGAAACAAGTACAAATGGGTTGAAACAGATCCAAAGTCAAGATCAGGTAAGATGCTTTATGTTCCTACAATGGAAGAGATACCTGAGAATATTAATGTTCAGCTTATTGTTGAGCTTTACTCTAAGTAA
- the rplE gene encoding 50S ribosomal protein L5, protein MAEARLYTLYKDEIRDKLREEFEYENPMAIPKLQKIVINVGVGDAITDKKVLDTVVDNVAAITGQQPVTTKAKKSISNFKLREGMPIGCKVTLRQRIMFEFLDRLVNLALPRTRDFQGVPDKSFDGRGNYTLGIKEHTIFPEIDTDKVSKVHGMDVTFVTDAQTDEEAYALLKHFGMPFKTRN, encoded by the coding sequence ATGGCTGAAGCAAGATTATATACACTTTACAAAGATGAAATTCGCGACAAGTTGCGCGAAGAGTTTGAGTATGAAAACCCAATGGCCATACCCAAACTTCAAAAAATCGTAATTAACGTAGGCGTAGGTGACGCTATAACCGATAAAAAAGTTTTGGATACGGTTGTAGATAACGTAGCTGCGATAACCGGACAACAGCCGGTTACAACCAAAGCTAAAAAGTCTATTTCGAACTTTAAGCTTCGTGAAGGGATGCCAATTGGCTGTAAAGTTACCCTTCGCCAACGCATTATGTTCGAATTTCTGGACCGCCTCGTGAACCTGGCTCTGCCAAGAACACGTGACTTCCAGGGAGTTCCGGATAAAAGCTTTGACGGCCGTGGAAACTATACCCTCGGTATCAAAGAGCATACCATTTTCCCGGAAATAGACACCGATAAAGTTTCAAAAGTACATGGTATGGACGTTACTTTTGTTACTGATGCTCAAACAGACGAAGAAGCTTATGCTCTGCTTAAGCACTTTGGAATGCCATTTAAAACGAGAAACTAA
- the rpsK gene encoding 30S ribosomal protein S11 encodes MAKNKPKASLAAKRKKKKQLSDPNGMAFVKATFNNVIVTITDADGNVVSWSSAGKEGFKGSRKNTPYAAQLSAETAAKTAHEMGLRKVEVFVKGPGSGREAAVRGMASSGLEVTSIKDRTPLPHNGCRPPKRRRV; translated from the coding sequence ATGGCTAAAAACAAACCAAAAGCATCTTTAGCTGCAAAGCGTAAAAAGAAAAAACAACTTAGCGATCCTAACGGAATGGCTTTTGTTAAAGCTACTTTCAATAATGTGATCGTAACCATAACCGACGCTGATGGTAACGTAGTTTCGTGGTCATCTGCCGGAAAAGAAGGGTTTAAGGGTTCCAGAAAAAATACCCCTTATGCCGCTCAGTTAAGTGCTGAAACAGCTGCTAAGACCGCACATGAAATGGGTCTGCGCAAAGTGGAAGTATTTGTAAAAGGACCTGGTTCAGGTCGAGAAGCTGCGGTTCGAGGAATGGCAAGTTCCGGATTGGAAGTTACTTCCATCAAAGACCGCACACCGCTTCCACACAATGGATGCCGGCCACCAAAACGAAGAAGAGTTTAA
- the rplQ gene encoding 50S ribosomal protein L17: MRHGVKGRKLSRTSAHRKNTMQSLAMALIKEHRITTTLAKAKELRGFVEPLITRAKEDTHHNRRQVFSSLQNKEAVTTLFTEVGPKCKDRPGGYTRVIKAGFRKGDGAEIAVIELVDYNDIKPEGSSTASSGKKRTRRAGKSNTPTSSESVKAKEEKKEEVKAEEVEAGANETEESSADVESAEDTDSEESSEEEKK; this comes from the coding sequence ATGCGTCACGGAGTAAAAGGTAGAAAATTAAGCAGGACTTCTGCTCACAGAAAAAACACCATGCAATCTCTTGCAATGGCGTTGATCAAAGAGCACAGAATTACAACCACTCTTGCTAAGGCAAAAGAACTACGTGGATTTGTAGAGCCTTTAATTACCAGGGCTAAAGAAGATACTCATCATAACAGAAGACAGGTTTTTTCTTCCCTTCAGAACAAGGAAGCGGTAACCACTCTGTTCACTGAGGTAGGTCCTAAATGTAAGGATCGTCCCGGTGGCTACACTCGCGTAATTAAAGCAGGTTTCCGAAAAGGAGACGGTGCTGAAATCGCTGTAATAGAGTTGGTAGATTACAATGATATCAAACCTGAAGGCAGTTCAACAGCTTCATCTGGTAAGAAGAGAACTCGCCGGGCTGGTAAAAGTAATACCCCAACATCTTCTGAGTCTGTAAAAGCAAAAGAAGAGAAGAAGGAAGAGGTAAAAGCTGAAGAAGTTGAAGCCGGAGCAAATGAAACTGAAGAAAGTTCTGCTGATGTAGAATCAGCTGAAGATACCGATTCTGAAGAGAGCTCCGAAGAAGAGAAAAAGTAA
- the rpsE gene encoding 30S ribosomal protein S5, with product MPKIRRKQSIPAANLNLEEKLVHVNRVAKVVKGGRRFSFNAIVVVGDGNGVCGHGLGKANEVSDAIQKGFDNAKKNLIRVPLTKTKSIYHPIVGKAGAGKVLLRPAAEGTGVIAGGAVKSLLDVAGVHNILSKSQGSSNPHNMVKAAFTALKELTDPVEVAQRRDISLNKVFEG from the coding sequence ATGCCTAAAATAAGAAGAAAACAATCTATACCTGCTGCAAACCTGAACCTTGAAGAGAAACTGGTTCACGTTAACCGTGTAGCCAAAGTTGTGAAAGGTGGACGTCGTTTCAGCTTCAACGCAATTGTAGTAGTTGGAGACGGTAATGGTGTTTGTGGCCATGGTCTTGGAAAAGCAAATGAAGTTTCGGATGCTATCCAGAAAGGCTTTGATAATGCCAAGAAAAACCTGATCCGTGTACCTCTCACCAAAACGAAAAGTATTTACCATCCTATAGTTGGTAAAGCCGGTGCCGGAAAAGTGTTGTTACGTCCGGCCGCTGAAGGTACGGGTGTAATTGCAGGTGGCGCCGTTAAGTCTCTGCTTGACGTTGCAGGTGTACACAATATTTTATCTAAATCTCAGGGTTCTTCAAATCCCCATAATATGGTGAAGGCAGCTTTTACTGCTCTGAAAGAATTGACTGATCCTGTTGAAGTTGCACAGAGAAGAGACATTTCTCTGAACAAAGTATTTGAAGGATAA
- the rplN gene encoding 50S ribosomal protein L14, which produces MVQTQTTLNVADNSGARKLMCIKVLGDSRRRYARVGDLISASVKTAIPGGNVKKGDVVKAVIVRTRKEYRRRDGSYIRFDENAAVIINKDQEPVGTRIFGPVARELREKSFMRIVSLAPEVL; this is translated from the coding sequence ATGGTTCAAACTCAAACGACATTAAACGTAGCAGATAACAGCGGTGCCAGAAAGCTGATGTGTATTAAAGTGCTGGGAGATTCCCGACGCAGATATGCACGAGTAGGCGATTTGATCTCCGCATCTGTGAAAACAGCAATACCAGGTGGAAACGTCAAAAAAGGAGACGTTGTAAAAGCCGTTATTGTACGAACAAGAAAAGAATACCGCAGAAGGGATGGCAGTTACATCCGTTTTGATGAAAATGCTGCGGTTATCATTAACAAAGATCAAGAACCGGTAGGTACACGTATTTTTGGCCCTGTTGCCAGAGAGCTTCGTGAAAAAAGCTTCATGAGAATCGTGTCGCTTGCACCGGAAGTACTTTAA
- the rplX gene encoding 50S ribosomal protein L24 has product MPRRFNKQKKLHVKKGDDVLVIAGNDKGKRGRVLMVFPKKERVLVEGINMKTHHEKPTQDNPQGGRLKKEGSIHISNVMVIDPTTDEPTRVGRKRIEEDGNGRWVRYAKTSGEMLDK; this is encoded by the coding sequence ATGCCACGCAGGTTCAACAAACAAAAGAAATTACACGTTAAGAAAGGCGATGATGTTTTAGTAATCGCCGGTAACGACAAAGGAAAAAGAGGCCGTGTATTGATGGTATTCCCTAAAAAAGAGCGAGTGCTCGTAGAGGGAATCAATATGAAGACCCATCATGAAAAGCCAACCCAGGACAACCCACAAGGTGGACGTCTGAAGAAAGAGGGTTCCATTCACATTTCGAATGTAATGGTAATTGACCCTACTACTGACGAACCCACACGTGTTGGACGTAAACGAATTGAAGAAGACGGCAATGGCCGCTGGGTTCGTTACGCCAAAACAAGTGGCGAAATGCTGGACAAATAA
- a CDS encoding DNA-directed RNA polymerase subunit alpha produces MSNYSIQMPEPLDVVEDNDNFGTFVLQPLERGFGVTIGNSFRRVLLSSLPGIAITAVKINGVDHEYSSIKGVKEDVYEIILNFKEVRFKQVEQSSGVIHISKSGQGELTAKDIDDATAEYDVLNPDLVIANLADDAELEIELKIGRGRGYVPAEEMSVEDEDVNLIPIDAIFTPIKSVKYNVENVRVGQRTDYEKLVMDIETDGSVNAKEALTIAGKILKEHIEKFITEEIEEPFTQEEEEVDAEKQRVANLLRTSIEDLNLSVRAYNCLKSANINTIGELVSRDEQDLLKFRNFGKKSLSELVEVIEEKNLEFGMDVSKYLD; encoded by the coding sequence ATGAGCAACTATAGCATTCAAATGCCTGAACCTCTCGACGTTGTTGAAGACAATGACAATTTTGGTACATTTGTTCTTCAGCCACTTGAAAGAGGATTCGGAGTAACGATTGGAAACTCATTCCGACGAGTTCTGCTCTCATCACTTCCGGGAATAGCGATTACTGCCGTTAAGATTAACGGTGTTGATCATGAATATTCCAGCATCAAGGGAGTTAAAGAAGATGTATATGAGATCATACTTAACTTCAAAGAAGTTCGCTTCAAGCAAGTTGAGCAAAGCTCCGGTGTTATTCATATTTCTAAAAGTGGTCAGGGCGAATTAACAGCCAAAGACATTGATGATGCTACTGCTGAATATGATGTACTAAATCCTGACTTGGTGATTGCAAATCTTGCAGATGATGCTGAGTTGGAGATTGAACTGAAAATAGGTCGTGGCCGTGGATATGTTCCGGCTGAAGAAATGTCGGTAGAAGATGAGGATGTAAATCTAATTCCTATCGATGCCATCTTTACACCTATCAAGTCAGTTAAGTACAATGTTGAAAACGTTCGTGTAGGCCAGCGTACCGACTATGAAAAGTTGGTAATGGATATCGAAACGGACGGATCAGTTAATGCTAAAGAAGCACTTACCATCGCAGGTAAGATTCTTAAAGAGCATATTGAGAAATTTATCACAGAAGAAATTGAAGAGCCATTCACCCAGGAAGAGGAAGAGGTTGATGCTGAGAAGCAACGCGTGGCTAATTTGTTGAGAACAAGTATTGAAGATCTCAACCTAAGTGTGCGTGCATACAACTGTCTCAAATCTGCGAATATCAATACTATTGGAGAATTGGTATCACGAGATGAGCAGGATCTTCTTAAATTCAGAAACTTCGGTAAAAAATCACTCAGTGAATTAGTAGAAGTGATTGAAGAGAAGAATCTTGAATTTGGAATGGACGTATCTAAATATTTAGACTAA